The Clostridium septicum genome contains a region encoding:
- the rplP gene encoding 50S ribosomal protein L16 yields MLMPKRVKHRKVQRGRMKGKATRGNFLAYGDYGIQATTCGWITSNQIESARIAINRYIRRGGKLWIKIFPDKPVTEKPAETRMGSGKGSPEYWVAVVKPGRVLFELSGVNEEVAREAMRLASHKLPVKCKFVTRRDFEEMGGEE; encoded by the coding sequence ATGTTAATGCCTAAAAGAGTTAAGCATCGTAAGGTACAACGTGGTAGAATGAAAGGAAAAGCTACAAGAGGTAATTTCCTTGCATACGGAGATTATGGTATTCAAGCTACTACTTGTGGATGGATTACTAGTAATCAAATAGAATCTGCCAGAATTGCTATAAACAGATATATTAGAAGAGGAGGAAAACTTTGGATAAAGATTTTCCCAGATAAGCCAGTAACTGAAAAGCCAGCTGAAACAAGAATGGGTTCAGGTAAAGGTTCACCAGAATATTGGGTAGCAGTAGTTAAGCCTGGTAGAGTGTTATTCGAATTATCAGGAGTTAATGAAGAAGTTGCAAGAGAAGCTATGAGACTTGCATCACACAAGCTTCCTGTAAAGTGTAAGTTCGTTACAAGAAGAGATTTTGAGGAAATGGGTGGTGAAGAATAA
- the rplW gene encoding 50S ribosomal protein L23 produces MKMTSHDIIRKPVITEKSMAAMAEKKYTFIVHINANKVQIKRAVEEVFGVKVENVQTLRTMGKTKRMGVHVGKRADFKKAIITLTEDSKNIEFFEGMQ; encoded by the coding sequence ATGAAAATGACAAGCCATGATATCATAAGAAAGCCTGTTATAACTGAAAAAAGTATGGCTGCTATGGCAGAGAAAAAGTACACTTTCATAGTTCACATAAACGCTAATAAGGTTCAAATAAAAAGAGCTGTTGAAGAAGTTTTTGGCGTTAAAGTTGAAAATGTTCAAACATTAAGAACTATGGGAAAAACTAAGAGAATGGGCGTACATGTAGGAAAAAGAGCTGACTTTAAGAAAGCTATCATCACATTAACTGAAGATAGCAAGAATATTGAATTCTTTGAAGGAATGCAATAA
- the rplC gene encoding 50S ribosomal protein L3 — MKKAILGKKIGMTQIFDENGKVIPVTVVEAGPCVVVQKKTIEKDGYEAIQVGFGDVREKLVNKPKKGHFAKAGVSLKRRLKEFRLEDCSTYEVGQEFKADIFAAGEKIDVSGVSKGKGFQGVIKRWNANRGPMTHGSKFHRAVGSMGASSDPSRTFKNKNMPGHMGAVNTTVINLEVVKVIAEKNLILIKGGIPGPNKGTVVIRNAVKA; from the coding sequence ATGAAAAAGGCTATATTAGGAAAGAAAATAGGAATGACTCAAATATTTGATGAAAATGGAAAAGTTATTCCAGTAACAGTAGTAGAAGCTGGCCCATGTGTTGTTGTTCAAAAGAAGACTATCGAAAAAGATGGTTATGAAGCAATACAAGTAGGTTTCGGAGATGTTAGAGAAAAGCTTGTTAACAAGCCAAAGAAAGGACATTTTGCTAAGGCGGGTGTATCTTTAAAGAGAAGATTAAAAGAATTCAGATTAGAAGATTGTTCAACTTATGAAGTTGGTCAAGAATTTAAAGCTGACATATTTGCAGCAGGAGAAAAAATTGATGTATCAGGAGTTTCTAAAGGTAAGGGATTCCAAGGTGTTATCAAGAGATGGAATGCTAATAGAGGACCTATGACTCACGGTTCTAAATTCCACAGAGCAGTTGGTTCAATGGGAGCTTCATCAGATCCATCAAGAACTTTCAAGAACAAGAATATGCCAGGGCATATGGGTGCTGTTAACACAACAGTAATAAACTTAGAAGTAGTTAAGGTTATAGCTGAAAAGAACTTAATACTAATTAAGGGTGGTATCCCAGGACCTAACAAAGGTACAGTAGTAATAAGAAACGCAGTTAAAGCTTAA
- the rplD gene encoding 50S ribosomal protein L4, producing the protein MPTVGLFNQEGKQVGDIQLNDNVFGVEVNQDAMHQMVVALLANKRQGTQSAKTRAEVRGGGIKPWRQKGTGRARQGSIRAPQWIKGGIVFAPKPRDYRMSVPKSMRRVAMKSALTSKVQEGEMIVLENLTFEAPKTKNMVEVLKAFEAKKTLIVTAESNEAVYKSARNIAGVEVMPVNNINVYDLLKFQKLIITKDAVSKIEEVYA; encoded by the coding sequence ATGCCTACAGTAGGATTATTTAATCAAGAAGGAAAACAAGTTGGAGATATCCAATTAAATGATAATGTGTTCGGAGTTGAAGTTAATCAAGATGCAATGCACCAAATGGTTGTTGCTTTATTAGCTAACAAGAGACAAGGAACTCAATCAGCTAAGACTAGAGCTGAGGTTAGAGGAGGCGGAATTAAGCCTTGGAGACAAAAGGGAACTGGTAGAGCAAGACAAGGTTCTATTAGAGCACCACAATGGATCAAAGGTGGTATAGTATTCGCACCAAAACCAAGAGATTACAGAATGTCAGTACCAAAGAGCATGAGAAGAGTAGCTATGAAGTCTGCTTTAACTAGCAAGGTACAAGAAGGAGAAATGATAGTTTTAGAAAACTTAACATTTGAAGCTCCTAAGACTAAGAACATGGTTGAAGTTTTAAAAGCTTTCGAAGCTAAGAAGACTTTAATAGTAACTGCGGAATCAAACGAAGCAGTTTACAAATCAGCAAGAAACATTGCAGGTGTTGAAGTAATGCCAGTTAACAACATTAATGTTTATGATTTATTAAAGTTCCAAAAATTAATCATAACTAAGGATGCTGTATCAAAAATCGAGGAGGTGTACGCATAA
- a CDS encoding IS91 family transposase gives MKKGKIKRILEDHWKEFEKLYKNKIRPNVKKEVEKVLKCKDTKYGFIELKCNNCNTTKRIGFTCKSRFCTSCGKIYTDNWIDNMLGNLINVRHRHIVFTIPKELREFFGLDRQRLKILPKCAARAVTSWMHSLNRKEEFTPGIVTVIHTFGRDLKWNPHVHMMVTEGGRGNITEWRHIRHISYESLRKRWQKVLLDEITYINGNTKEIKLLKNKLYKEKDKGFYVHAKTEIKSAKTAAKYVGRYVGRPAIAESRILKYDGENVTYKYTRHEDNKVIVETVHVYEFIKRIIRHIPEKNFKMIRYFGIYSRRSKGKFNFIKMIDEKILSIRRSIATWENRILAISGVNPCKCPNCGNKMRFHDIVYPKYGSMRERLRIKIIEENEEKLEKAIENYAITKRILSGKIIPKTT, from the coding sequence ATGAAAAAAGGTAAGATAAAAAGAATATTAGAAGACCATTGGAAAGAGTTTGAAAAGTTATATAAAAATAAGATTAGACCTAATGTTAAAAAGGAAGTAGAAAAAGTTTTAAAGTGTAAAGATACAAAGTATGGATTTATTGAATTGAAGTGTAATAATTGTAATACTACAAAGAGAATCGGATTTACATGTAAAAGTAGATTTTGTACTTCATGTGGAAAGATTTATACGGATAATTGGATTGATAATATGTTGGGAAATTTAATAAATGTTAGGCATAGACATATAGTTTTTACTATACCAAAAGAATTAAGAGAATTCTTTGGACTGGATAGACAAAGACTTAAGATATTGCCGAAGTGCGCAGCGAGAGCTGTTACGAGTTGGATGCATAGTTTAAATAGAAAGGAGGAATTCACACCAGGTATAGTAACTGTAATACATACATTTGGAAGAGATTTAAAGTGGAATCCTCATGTACATATGATGGTTACAGAAGGAGGGAGAGGAAATATAACAGAATGGAGGCATATAAGGCACATATCTTATGAATCATTAAGAAAAAGATGGCAAAAGGTTTTGTTAGATGAAATAACTTATATAAATGGAAATACAAAAGAAATTAAATTACTAAAAAATAAACTATATAAAGAGAAAGATAAAGGTTTTTATGTTCATGCTAAAACTGAGATAAAATCAGCGAAGACAGCAGCAAAATATGTAGGGAGATATGTGGGACGTCCTGCGATAGCGGAATCAAGGATTCTTAAATATGATGGTGAAAATGTGACTTATAAATATACTAGACATGAAGATAATAAGGTCATAGTTGAAACTGTACATGTATATGAGTTCATAAAAAGAATAATAAGACATATTCCAGAGAAAAATTTTAAAATGATAAGATACTTTGGAATTTATTCTAGAAGAAGCAAAGGAAAATTTAATTTTATAAAAATGATAGATGAAAAGATATTAAGTATAAGAAGATCTATAGCAACTTGGGAGAATAGAATACTGGCAATAAGTGGTGTAAATCCGTGTAAATGTCCTAACTGTGGTAATAAAATGAGATTTCATGATATTGTATATCCTAAATATGGGTCCATGAGGGAACGGCTGAGAATTAAGATTATAGAAGAGAATGAAGAAAAATTAGAAAAGGCTATAGAAAATTATGCTATTACTAAACGTATATTAAGTGGTAAAATAATTCCGAAAACAACTTAG
- the rplV gene encoding 50S ribosomal protein L22 translates to MEARAIAKYVRMSPMKVGVVLDLIRGKNIQEAFAILQYTPKDAAVVINKVLKSAVANAENNHEMDVERLYVADAFVGQGPTLKRFRPHAQGRAFRINKKTSHITLVVKERA, encoded by the coding sequence ATGGAAGCTAGAGCTATAGCTAAATATGTGAGAATGTCTCCAATGAAAGTAGGAGTAGTTCTTGATTTAATAAGAGGAAAGAATATTCAAGAGGCTTTCGCTATATTACAATATACTCCAAAAGATGCAGCAGTAGTTATAAACAAGGTTTTAAAATCAGCTGTTGCAAATGCAGAAAATAATCATGAAATGGACGTAGAAAGATTATACGTTGCTGATGCATTCGTAGGTCAAGGTCCAACATTAAAGAGATTTAGACCTCACGCTCAAGGTAGAGCATTTAGAATCAACAAGAAAACAAGTCATATAACACTTGTAGTTAAAGAAAGAGCTTAG
- the rpsS gene encoding 30S ribosomal protein S19 has protein sequence MSRSTKKGPFVHEGLLKKIEEMNASGEKKVVKTWSRSSTIFPQMIGHTIAVHDGRKHVPVFITEDMVGQKLGEFALTRTYRGHDYDEKASRKRK, from the coding sequence GTGAGTAGATCAACAAAGAAAGGACCTTTCGTACACGAAGGACTTTTAAAGAAAATCGAAGAAATGAATGCTAGTGGAGAAAAGAAGGTTGTTAAGACTTGGTCAAGAAGTTCAACTATCTTTCCACAAATGATTGGTCATACAATCGCTGTTCACGACGGAAGAAAGCATGTACCTGTTTTCATAACTGAAGATATGGTTGGACAAAAACTTGGTGAGTTCGCTTTAACAAGAACTTATAGAGGACACGATTATGACGAAAAAGCGTCAAGAAAAAGAAAGTAA
- the rpsJ gene encoding 30S ribosomal protein S10 produces MSKQKIRIRLKAFDHTILDQSAEKIVETAKSTGAKVAGPVPLPTEKDVVTILRAVHKYKDSREQFEIRTHKRLIDIVNPSPKTVDALMRLNLPAGVDIEIKL; encoded by the coding sequence ATGTCAAAACAAAAAATAAGAATCAGATTAAAGGCTTTTGATCACACAATATTAGATCAATCAGCTGAAAAGATCGTTGAAACAGCAAAGTCAACAGGAGCTAAAGTTGCAGGTCCAGTACCACTACCAACTGAGAAAGATGTTGTTACTATATTAAGAGCTGTTCACAAATATAAAGATTCAAGAGAACAATTCGAAATCAGAACACACAAGAGATTAATCGATATAGTTAATCCATCACCTAAAACAGTTGATGCTTTAATGAGATTAAACTTACCAGCTGGTGTTGATATCGAAATTAAGCTATAA
- the rplB gene encoding 50S ribosomal protein L2, with translation MAVKKFRPTTPSRREMTMATFEEVTTSSPEKSLLVSLKKSGGRNAQGKITVRHHGGGAKRKYRIIDFKRNKDGIPAKVASVEYDPNRTAYIALVVYADGEKRYIIAPVGLKVGDVVVSGPEADIKAGNALPLRNIPVGTFVHNIELQAGKGAQMVRSAGTTAQLMAKEGNYATLRLPSGEMRYVRIECRATIGTVSNTTNDIINIGKAGRKRHMGWRPTVRGSVMNPCDHPHGGGEGRSPIGRPSPVTPWGKPALGYKTRKNKKYSDRFIIKRRNDK, from the coding sequence ATGGCAGTTAAAAAGTTTAGACCGACTACACCATCAAGAAGAGAAATGACTATGGCTACTTTTGAAGAAGTAACTACTAGCTCACCAGAAAAATCACTTCTTGTATCTTTAAAGAAAAGTGGCGGTAGAAATGCTCAAGGTAAAATAACTGTTAGACACCACGGTGGTGGAGCTAAGAGAAAATATAGAATAATAGATTTCAAAAGAAATAAGGATGGTATCCCAGCAAAGGTTGCTAGTGTAGAATACGATCCAAACAGAACAGCATACATTGCATTAGTTGTATATGCTGATGGTGAAAAGAGATATATAATCGCTCCAGTAGGATTAAAAGTTGGAGATGTTGTTGTTTCTGGACCAGAAGCTGATATAAAAGCAGGAAATGCTCTTCCATTAAGAAACATACCAGTTGGTACTTTTGTTCATAACATTGAGTTACAAGCAGGTAAGGGTGCTCAAATGGTAAGATCAGCAGGAACTACTGCACAATTAATGGCTAAAGAAGGAAATTATGCAACATTAAGATTACCTTCAGGTGAAATGAGATATGTAAGAATTGAGTGTAGAGCTACAATTGGAACAGTTTCAAATACTACTAATGATATAATTAACATAGGTAAAGCTGGTAGAAAGAGACATATGGGATGGAGACCTACAGTTAGAGGTTCAGTAATGAATCCTTGCGATCACCCTCATGGTGGTGGTGAAGGTAGATCACCAATCGGTAGACCAAGTCCAGTTACTCCATGGGGTAAACCAGCACTTGGATACAAGACTAGAAAGAATAAGAAGTATTCAGATAGATTCATAATAAAGAGAAGAAACGATAAGTAG
- the rpsC gene encoding 30S ribosomal protein S3, with amino-acid sequence MGQKVHPHGLRVGVIKDWDAKWYASKKNFADNLIEDNKIREFVKKDLYSAGISKIEIERAAKRIKLNIHTAKPGVIIGKGGSGIEALKVKLAKIVSNKNILINIVEVRNADANAQLMAENIAAQLEKRVSFRRAMKQSIQRGMRLGAKGVKTACSGRLGGAEIARTEQYHEGTIPLQTLRADIDYGFAEADTTYGKIGVKVWVYNGEVLPTKKVEKKEEVNA; translated from the coding sequence GTGGGTCAAAAAGTACATCCTCACGGACTTAGAGTAGGTGTTATCAAAGATTGGGATGCTAAATGGTATGCTTCAAAGAAGAACTTTGCAGACAATCTAATAGAAGATAACAAAATCAGAGAATTCGTAAAGAAAGATCTTTACTCAGCTGGTATTTCAAAAATTGAAATCGAAAGAGCTGCTAAGAGAATAAAGTTAAATATACACACTGCTAAACCTGGTGTTATCATCGGAAAAGGTGGATCTGGAATAGAAGCATTAAAAGTTAAATTAGCTAAAATAGTTAGTAACAAAAATATACTAATTAACATAGTTGAAGTTAGAAATGCAGACGCAAATGCTCAATTAATGGCAGAAAATATAGCTGCACAATTAGAAAAGAGAGTATCATTCAGAAGAGCTATGAAGCAAAGCATCCAAAGAGGTATGAGACTTGGAGCTAAGGGTGTTAAAACTGCTTGCTCAGGTAGATTAGGTGGAGCTGAAATAGCAAGAACTGAACAATATCACGAAGGAACAATTCCACTACAAACTTTAAGAGCTGACATAGATTATGGATTTGCAGAAGCAGATACAACTTACGGAAAAATCGGAGTAAAAGTTTGGGTTTATAATGGAGAAGTTCTTCCAACTAAAAAAGTTGAAAAGAAGGAAGAAGTTAACGCGTAA
- the tuf gene encoding elongation factor Tu, producing the protein MAKQKFERSKPHVNIGTIGHVDHGKTTLTAAITTVLANRGLAESFKYDEIDKAPEEKERGITINTAHVEYQTDNRHYAHVDCPGHADYVKNMITGAAQMDGAILVCSAADGPMPQTREHILLASRVGVDYIVVFLNKADMVDDEELLELVEMEVRELLSEYNFPGDDIPVIKGSALVALENPTDEKSIAPILELMEAVDSYIPTPERATDKPFLMPVEDVFTITGRGTVATGRVERGVLHVGDEVEIVGLSEESRKVVVTGIEMFRKLLDEAQAGDNVGVLLRGVQRTDIERGQVLAKTGSVKPHSKFVGQVYVLKKEEGGRHTPFFDGYRPQFYFRTTDVTGSIKLPDGMEMVMPGDHIDMNVELITQVAMDEGLRFAIREGGRTVGSGVVTSIIE; encoded by the coding sequence ATGGCAAAGCAAAAATTCGAAAGAAGTAAACCACACGTAAACATTGGAACAATCGGTCACGTAGACCACGGTAAGACAACATTAACAGCTGCAATCACAACTGTTTTAGCAAACAGAGGATTAGCAGAATCATTCAAATATGATGAAATTGATAAGGCTCCAGAAGAAAAAGAAAGAGGAATCACAATCAATACAGCACACGTTGAATACCAAACAGACAACAGACACTATGCACACGTTGACTGTCCAGGACATGCTGACTACGTTAAGAACATGATCACTGGAGCAGCACAAATGGATGGAGCAATCCTAGTTTGTTCAGCAGCAGACGGTCCAATGCCACAAACAAGAGAACATATACTACTAGCATCAAGAGTTGGTGTTGACTATATCGTAGTATTCTTAAACAAGGCAGATATGGTAGATGACGAAGAATTATTAGAATTAGTAGAAATGGAAGTTAGAGAATTATTATCAGAATACAACTTCCCAGGAGATGATATTCCAGTAATCAAGGGATCAGCTTTAGTAGCATTAGAAAACCCAACAGATGAAAAATCAATCGCTCCAATCTTAGAATTAATGGAAGCAGTAGATAGCTACATTCCAACACCAGAAAGAGCAACAGATAAGCCATTCTTAATGCCAGTAGAAGATGTATTCACAATAACTGGTAGAGGAACAGTTGCAACAGGAAGAGTTGAAAGAGGAGTTCTTCATGTAGGAGACGAAGTAGAAATCGTTGGATTATCAGAAGAAAGCAGAAAAGTAGTAGTAACAGGAATAGAAATGTTCAGAAAGTTACTAGACGAAGCACAAGCTGGAGATAATGTTGGAGTACTTTTAAGAGGTGTTCAAAGAACAGATATCGAAAGAGGTCAAGTATTAGCAAAGACTGGATCAGTTAAGCCACACAGCAAGTTCGTAGGTCAAGTATACGTACTTAAGAAAGAAGAAGGTGGAAGACATACTCCATTCTTCGATGGATACAGACCACAATTCTACTTCAGAACAACAGACGTTACTGGATCAATCAAATTACCAGACGGAATGGAAATGGTTATGCCAGGAGACCACATTGATATGAACGTTGAATTAATCACTCAAGTAGCAATGGATGAAGGATTAAGATTCGCTATCAGAGAAGGTGGAAGAACTGTAGGTTCAGGAGTTGTTACTAGCATAATAGAATAA